A region from the Hippopotamus amphibius kiboko isolate mHipAmp2 chromosome 15, mHipAmp2.hap2, whole genome shotgun sequence genome encodes:
- the LOC130837467 gene encoding putative proline-rich protein 21, with protein sequence MLPFFHPSIPYSAAHTSIHPRAQPSIHPTIHRLPLSIHQFTIHPLILPSIQSSLHPPTQPSNYHPSIHPHFLLSFHPSTHPFIHPCLLPSFHIHPLTHPSIHHLPSSIHSSIIHPSIHLYPPIHPFTHASFLPSIPSSFLPSINPSIQIPIHPPSHTPINPSIQHPLTHSSIHHPFIQKHPSINFQHLSIHLLIIHLSEHPSTHSFSLSSIHHLITHPTHIHFLPSTHLSIHSATHPPTHHPSIHHLPISVNPPSIHPPTRPFSHPSTHTHPSIHLSIIHPSTHAYFLLSFHRPMHLSIYPSTYAFIHQHTHPSIHPSTTHLPIQRSPSFHPNTRPVHHLPTSIHLFIIHLTIHPLTHPSSHQSSIHPLTHPYSIHPPTHLSIIFHHPSIHSSIHHPMHPLIHLFIHHPSILFHPPSINSPSIYLLILPPTYPSTHTSTHLSIHPPTYPPVIHPPTYTSFHSSLLPFFHPPILSPMLACLVPSFHPSTLTSIIYLSPSIIIHPSNHHPSIHSSFLLSIHPIIFHHSFINPPSIHSATYASFLPWNIPSHHPP encoded by the coding sequence ATgctccctttcttccatccatccatcccttatTCAGCCGCTCATACATCCATCCACCCACGcgcccaaccatccatccatccaaccatccatcgtCTTCCATTATCTATCCATCAATTcaccatccatccactcattctTCCTTCCATTCAATcgtccctccacccacccacccagccatccaactatcatccatccattcacccacacttccttctttccttccatccatccacccacccattcatccacccatgcttgcttccttctttccataTACACCCACttacccatccatctatccatcatcttccatcatccatccattcttccattatccatccttccatccatctctATCCACCTATCCACCCATTTACTCatgcttctttccttccatccatcccttcatccttccttccatccatcaaCCCATCCATCCAAATACCAATCCACCCACCCTCCCACACACCCATCAACCCATCCATCCAACACCCActcacccactcatccatccatcatccattcatccaaaaacacccaTCCATCAACTTTCaacatctatccatccatttacTCATTATTCATCTATCTGAacacccatccacccactcatTCAGCCTCTCATCAATCCACCATCTAATCACCCATCCAACCCAcattcacttccttccttccacccacctatccatccattcagcaacccacccacccacccatcatccctccatccatcatcTTCCCATATCTGTcaatccaccatccatccatccacccacccgtcCTTtctcccatccatccacccacacacatccatccatccatttgtccatcatccacccatctaCTCATgcttactttcttctttccttccatcgaCCTATGCATCTGTCCATATATCCATCCACTTATGCATTCATCCATCAACACACCcacccgtccatccatccatccaccacccaCCTACCCATTCAACGATCACCATCCTTTCATCCAAATACCCGTCCCGTCCATCATCTTCCAAcatctatccatttattcattattcatctgaccatccacccactcacccatccttcctcccatcaatcatccatccatccacttacTCATCCATATTccatccacccccccacccacctatccatcatcttccaccatccatccatccactcatccatccatcatcccatgcatccactcatccatctattcatccatcatccatccatcctcttCCATCCTCCATCCATCAATTCACCATCAATCTATCTGCTCATTCTTCCTCCAACCTATCCATCAACCCACacatccacccatctatctatccatccccCCACCTACCCACCcgtcatccatccacccacctacacttccttccactcttcccttcttcctttcttccacccACCAATCCTTTCACCCATGCTTGCTTGCTtggttccttccttccatccatctaccctcacatctatcatctatctgtcaccTTCcatcatcatccatccatcaaaccaccatccatccattcactcatctttccttctatccatccatccaatcatcttccatcattcattcatcaatccACCGTCCATTCATTCAGCTACTTacgcttccttccttccatggaacattccctcccaccacccaccaTAG
- the PLPPR3 gene encoding phospholipid phosphatase-related protein type 3, whose amino-acid sequence MISTKEKNKSPKDSMTLLPCFYFVELPLVASSIVSLYFLELTDLFKPAKVGFQCHDRTLSMPYVEASEELIPLLMLLSLAFAAPAASIMVGEGLLYCLQSRLWGRSGGPGGPEGSIHAGGCNFNSFLRRTVRFVGVHVFGLCATALVTDVIQLATGYHAPFFLTVCKPNYTLLGTSCEANPYITQDICSGHDAHAILSARKTFPSQHATLSAFAAVYVSMYFNSVISDTTKLLKPILVFSFAIAAGVCGLTQITQYRSHPVDVYAGFLIGAGIAAYLACHAVGNFQAPPAERPAAPTPAKDALRALTQRGHDSVYQQNKSVSTDELGPPGRLEGVPRPVARDKTSLGSLKRASVDVDLLAPRSPMGKENMVTFSHTLPRVSTPSLDDPARRHMTIHVPLDASRSKQLISEWKQKSLEGRGLGLPDEASPAHLRAPAEPMAEEEEEEEEEEEEEEEEEEEEGEEGGPAPPSLYPTVQARPGLGPRVILAPRAGPQPLGHIPEEGAQAAAGLSPKSSAAVRAKWLMLAEKSGAAASTQPRVANPPRLLQVIAMSKAPGGPGPRAAETASSSSASSDSSQYRSPSDRDSASIVTIDAHAPHHPVVHLSAGNGPWEWKAAGGGARGAEGEGGYEPGDPARGFRAGPRPPGVSPGSSVSDVDQEEPRFGAVATVNLATGEGLPALGAADGALGPAGRESTLRRPAGGPGLGEREAAEAEAESYFRRMQAARRFQD is encoded by the exons ATGATCTCGACCAAGGAGAAGAATAAAAGCCCGAAGGACAGCATGACGCTTCTGCCCTGCTTCTACTTCGTGGAG CTGCCCTTAGTGGCGTCCTCCATCGTGTCTCTCTACTTCCTGGAGCTGACGGACCTCTTCAAGCCGGCCAAGGTGGGCTTCCAGTGCCACGACCGCACGCTCTCCATGCCCTACGTGGAGGCCAGCGAGGAGCTCATCCCGCTGCTCATGCTGCTCAGCCTGGCCTTCGCCGCGCCCGCCGCCTCG ATCATGGTGGGCGAGGGCCTGCTCTACTGCCTGCAGTCCCGGCTGTGGGGCCGCAGCGGGGGCCCGGGCGGCCCCGAGGGCAGCATCCACGCCGGCGGCTGCAATTTCAACTCCTTCCTTCGGCGGACGGTGCGCTTCGTAG GCGTCCACGTGTTCGGCCTGTGTGCCACGGCCCTGGTGACTGACGTCATCCAGCTGGCCACAGGCTACCACGCGCCCTTCTTCCTGACGGTCTGCAAGCCCAACTACACCCTGCTGGGCACGTCGTGTGAGGCCAACCCCTACATCACGCAGGACATCTGCTCTGGCCACGACGCCCACGCCATCCTGTCTGCACG GAAGACCTTCCCATCCCAGCACGCCACCCTGTCTGCCTTCGCTGCCGTCTACGTGTCG ATGTACTTCAACTCGGTCATCTCGGACACCACCAAGCTGCTGAAGCCCATCCTGGTGTTCTCCTTTGCCATCGCGGCGGGGGTCTGTGGCCTCACCCAGATCACGCAGTACCGCAGCCACCCCGTGGACGTCTACGCGGGCTTCCTCATAGGTGCCGGCATTGCCGCCTACCTG GCCTGCCACGCAGTGGGCAACTTCCAGGCCCCACCGGCAGAGAGACCAGCGGCCCCAACGCCGGCCAAGGACGCGCTGCGGGCGCTGACCCAGCGGGGCCACGACTCGGTGTACCAGCAGAACAAGTCCGTGAGCACCGACGAGCTGGGCCCGCCCGGGCGGCTGGAGGGCGTGCCCCGGCCCGTGGCCCGCGACAAGACCTCGCTGGGCAGCCTGAAGCGGGCCAGCGTGGACGTGGACCTGCTGGCCCCCCGCAGCCCCATGGGCAAGGAGAACATGGTGACCTTCAGCCACACACTGCCCCGCGTCAGCACGCCCTCGCTGGACGACCCCGCCCGCCGCCACATGACCATCCACGTGCCCCTCGACGCCTCGCGCTCCAAGCAGCTCATCAGCGAGTGGAAGCAGAAATCGCTGGAGGGCCGCGGCCTGGGGCTGCCCGACGAGGCCAGCCCTGCGCACCTGCGGGCGCCTGCGGAGCCCatggcggaggaggaggaggaggaagaggaggaagaggaagaggaagaggaggaggaagaagaggagggggaagaagggggtCCCGCCCCCCCCTCGCTGTATCCCACCGTGCAGGCCCGGCCCGGGCTCGGGCCGCGAGTCATCCTTGCGCCGCGGGCCGGGCCGCAGCCGCTGGGGCACATCCCCGAGGAGGGGGCCCAGGCAGCGGCCGGTCTGTCCCCCAAGAGCAGCGCAGCCGTGCGGGCCAAGTGGCTGATGCTGGCCGAGAAGAGCGGCGCCGCGGCCTCCACGCAGCCCCGCGTGGCCAACCCGCCGCGGCTGCTGCAGGTCATCGCCATGTCCAAGGCCCCGGGCGGGCCCGGCCCCAGGGCGGCAGAGACCGCCTCGTCCTCCAGCGCCAGCTCCGACTCCTCCCAGTACAGGTCGCCGTCGGACCGCGACTCGGCCAGCATCGTCACCATCGACGCGCACGCGCCGCACCACCCCGTGGTCCACCTGTCCGCGGGTAACGGGCCCTGGGAGTGgaaggcggcgggcggcggggcgcggggggcggaGGGCGAGGGCGGCTACGAGCCGGGCGACCCGGCTCGCGGCTTCCGTGCGGGGCCCCGGCCCCCGGGCGTGTCCCCAGGCTCCTCCGTGAGTGACGTGGACCAGGAGGAGCCGCGGTTCGGGGCCGTGGCCACCGTCAACCTGGCCACGGGCGAGGGGCTGCCCGCGCTGGGCGCCGCCGACGGGGCGCTGGGGCCGGCCGGCCGGGAGTCCACGCTGCGGCGCCCGGCGGGCGGCCCGGGGCTGGGCGAGCGCGAGGCGGCCGAGGCGGAGGCGGAGAGCTACTTCCGCAGGATGCAGGCGGCGCGCAGGTTCCAGGACTga